A DNA window from Aspergillus nidulans FGSC A4 chromosome V contains the following coding sequences:
- a CDS encoding palmitoyltransferase YKT6 (transcript_id=CADANIAT00002975), producing the protein MKIVYIGVLRNAQPDPIELCCERELSSYSRFTRGSIAEFTTMFSKLLTGRTSPGQRQDVQEKDFTFHVYASSASPGITGVIISDDEYPSMAAHQILSKLLDEFTTQNPSATSATGPVSFPALTSYITKYQDPQNVGSILKIQKELDETKVVLHKTIESVLQRGEKLDDLVQKSEGLSSQSKMFYTSAKKQNSCCIIM; encoded by the exons ATGAAGATCGTTTACATTGGT GTCCTCCGCAACGCGCAACCCGATCCGATCGAGCTATGTTGCGAGCGGGAGCTGAGCAGCTACTCCCGCTTCACTCGGGGAAGCATCGCGGAGTTCACGACCATGTTCAGTAAGCTTCTCACCGGGCGAACAAGCCCCGGCCAACGGCAGGACGTCCAAGAAAAGG ATTTCACCTTCCACGTCTACGCCTCCAGCGCATCACCCGGCATCACAGGCGTGATTATCAGCGATGACGAATACCCCTCGATGGCTGCGCACCAGATtctctccaagctcctcgatGAGTTCACGACCCAGAACCCCTCCGCTACAAGCGCCACCGGCCCCGTCTCCTTTCCCGCCCTCACCTCCTACATCACCAAGTATCAGGACCCGCAGAATGTTGGCAGTATCCTGAAGATCCagaaggagcttgatgagACGAAGGTGGTTTTACATAAGACTATTGAGAGT GTTCTGCAACGTGGTGAGAAACTCGACGACCTTGTGCAGAAGAGCGAGGGTCTCAGCTCGCAGAGCAAGATGTTTTACACTAGCGCGAAGAAGCAAAACTCCTGCTGCATTATCATGTGA